In the Sinorhizobium arboris LMG 14919 genome, one interval contains:
- a CDS encoding aldo/keto reductase, translating into MQTRRIGRTELAVTELSFGTAGLGGLYRECTRDAAMATLDAAWEAGIRYFDTAPFYGLGLAERRVGDFLRDKPRDGFVLSTKVGRLLHPVPEDKVPDYSYVKPLNFDVTYDYGYDAIMRSVEMSYARLGLNRIDILYVHDIGGYTHGAAKNAVYLRQLLDSGLKALEELKSSGVISAYGLGVNEVPVCLDVMRRAEIDCILLAGRYTLLDRSAVAELLPLCADKRTSLIVGGVFNSGILATGPVEGAHFDYMPATEEVRAKVAAMERIAAAKDMPLAAPALQFPLANPQVASVLLGTAKPQSLKRNMELTRFEIAPEDYAGFDPHTLVAPELGPEAVRA; encoded by the coding sequence ATGCAGACGAGAAGGATCGGACGGACCGAACTTGCGGTGACCGAACTCAGCTTCGGCACGGCCGGACTGGGCGGTCTCTATCGCGAATGTACCCGTGATGCGGCGATGGCAACGCTCGACGCCGCCTGGGAAGCAGGTATCCGTTATTTCGACACGGCGCCCTTCTACGGGCTCGGTCTTGCCGAGCGGCGTGTGGGCGATTTCCTGCGCGACAAGCCGCGCGACGGTTTCGTGCTGTCGACGAAGGTAGGCCGCCTGCTTCATCCGGTGCCGGAGGACAAGGTTCCGGACTATTCCTACGTCAAGCCTCTGAACTTCGACGTCACCTATGACTACGGCTACGACGCGATCATGCGTTCGGTCGAGATGAGCTACGCCCGCCTTGGTCTCAACCGGATAGACATCCTCTATGTCCACGACATCGGCGGCTATACGCACGGCGCGGCGAAAAATGCCGTCTACCTGCGGCAGCTCCTGGACTCCGGCCTGAAAGCGCTGGAAGAGCTGAAGTCGAGCGGCGTCATTTCGGCCTATGGCCTCGGCGTCAACGAGGTGCCGGTCTGCCTCGACGTCATGCGCCGGGCCGAAATCGACTGCATCCTGCTTGCCGGGCGCTACACGCTTCTCGACCGCTCCGCGGTTGCCGAGCTCCTGCCGCTCTGCGCGGATAAGCGCACGTCGCTGATCGTCGGCGGCGTGTTCAATTCCGGCATTCTCGCGACCGGTCCCGTCGAGGGAGCGCATTTCGATTACATGCCCGCAACCGAGGAGGTGCGCGCCAAGGTCGCAGCGATGGAACGCATCGCTGCGGCAAAGGACATGCCGCTCGCTGCCCCGGCCCTGCAGTTTCCGCTGGCCAATCCTCAGGTCGCCTCCGTCCTGCTCGGAACCGCCAAACCGCAGAGCCTCAAGCGGAATATGGAGCTGACGCGCTTTGAAATCGCGCCGGAGGATTACGCGGGCTTCGATCCCCACACACTTGTCGCGCCCGAGCTGGGACCGGAGGCGGTAAGGGCCTGA
- a CDS encoding ABC transporter substrate-binding protein, giving the protein MSIAKRILSRRAFNALAGAAFVAAMIPANSFAQDVTIPIIVKDTTSFYWQIVLAGARAAGKDLGVNVPELGAQSESDINGQITILENAVAGAPAAVVIAPTEFKALGKPVDEAAKSVPVIGIDSGADSKAFTSFLTTDNVQGGRIAADGLAAAIKEATGKEEGDIAIITSLPGVGSLDQRREGFLDQVKTKYPGLKVVADKYADGQATTGLNIMTDLITANPNLVGVFASNLIMAQGVGQAIAENKLGDKIKVIGFDSDDKTVGFLKEGVLAGLVVQDPYRMGYDGVKTALAVSKGEKVEANVDTGANLVTKANMSEPKIDALLNPKVN; this is encoded by the coding sequence ATGAGCATAGCCAAGCGCATTCTTTCCCGCCGCGCCTTCAATGCCCTGGCCGGCGCCGCTTTCGTTGCCGCAATGATACCTGCGAACTCTTTCGCGCAGGACGTCACCATTCCCATCATCGTCAAGGACACCACGTCCTTCTACTGGCAGATCGTGCTCGCGGGCGCGCGCGCCGCCGGCAAGGACCTCGGCGTCAACGTGCCGGAGCTCGGTGCCCAGTCGGAATCCGACATCAACGGCCAGATCACGATCCTTGAAAATGCAGTCGCGGGCGCGCCGGCAGCGGTGGTCATTGCCCCGACGGAGTTCAAGGCGCTCGGCAAACCTGTCGACGAGGCCGCCAAGTCGGTTCCGGTCATCGGCATTGATTCCGGCGCGGATTCGAAGGCCTTCACGTCGTTCCTGACCACGGACAACGTTCAAGGCGGACGCATCGCCGCCGACGGTCTTGCTGCTGCCATCAAGGAGGCAACCGGCAAGGAAGAGGGCGACATCGCGATCATCACCAGCCTTCCGGGCGTCGGCTCTCTGGACCAGCGCCGCGAAGGCTTTCTCGATCAGGTCAAGACGAAATATCCCGGGCTTAAAGTGGTCGCCGACAAATATGCCGACGGCCAGGCGACGACCGGTCTCAACATCATGACCGATCTGATCACCGCCAACCCCAACCTCGTCGGCGTTTTTGCCTCGAACCTGATCATGGCGCAGGGCGTCGGCCAGGCGATCGCCGAGAACAAGCTCGGCGACAAGATCAAGGTGATCGGCTTCGACAGCGACGACAAGACCGTCGGCTTCCTCAAGGAAGGTGTGCTGGCCGGCCTCGTCGTGCAGGACCCCTATCGCATGGGCTATGATGGCGTGAAGACGGCTCTGGCGGTTTCCAAGGGCGAGAAGGTCGAAGCCAATGTCGACACCGGTGCGAACCTGGTCACCAAGGCTAATATGAGCGAGCCGAAGATCGACGCGCTTCTGAACCCGAAGGTCAACTGA
- a CDS encoding sugar ABC transporter ATP-binding protein produces MIGLQEVSHRHDEQVRAAGSHPVPKGEPILELRGLQKNYGAVEALKPATMTFLSGEVHAIVGENGAGKSTLIKLLTGVIRRSAGEIRWCGEPVDLATPNEAIARGINAVHQEVVLCPHLSVAANMFLGDEMNRRGLMRKRAMTAAAQGVLDDLGFNLPANAELGSLTIGQQQLVATARAAMRGTQFLIFDEPTAYLTRQESAQLFRLIRRLQGEGVTIVYISHRLEEVFELADRVSVLRDGTHVGTRAITETNEAELIALMINRTIEQIYHKEHFEPGETIVETRGLSGPGFRDISLSVRAGEIVGLYGLIGAGRSEFALGLYGRNPLTAGEIFWQGRKVAIGNERDAMDLGIALAPESRRDQGLCLNLPIGLNINLPVFKRLTRGLTINRAEEASNAERQIRDLKIKTPSRRVLASAMSGGNQQKIVIGRWLSHGAKLFIFDEPTVGVDVGTKAEIYRLFARLLEKGAGIILISSYLPEVYELADRLHVFRQGRLVASHDFRAASHEEVLAQAINA; encoded by the coding sequence ATGATAGGGCTTCAAGAGGTCAGCCATCGCCATGACGAACAGGTGAGGGCAGCGGGCAGCCATCCGGTTCCGAAGGGCGAGCCCATTCTCGAGCTCCGCGGCCTGCAGAAAAACTACGGCGCGGTGGAGGCGCTGAAGCCCGCGACCATGACCTTCCTCTCCGGCGAAGTCCATGCGATCGTCGGCGAGAACGGTGCCGGCAAGTCGACGCTGATCAAGCTCCTGACCGGGGTCATCCGGCGCAGCGCCGGCGAGATCCGCTGGTGCGGCGAACCCGTCGATCTCGCCACGCCCAACGAAGCGATCGCCCGCGGCATCAACGCGGTTCACCAGGAGGTGGTGCTTTGCCCGCATTTGAGCGTCGCGGCCAACATGTTCCTCGGCGACGAGATGAACCGGCGCGGGCTGATGCGCAAGCGCGCAATGACTGCCGCGGCCCAGGGTGTGCTCGACGACCTCGGCTTCAATCTGCCGGCAAATGCCGAGCTCGGCAGCCTGACGATCGGACAGCAGCAGCTGGTCGCTACCGCGCGGGCGGCTATGCGCGGCACGCAGTTTCTTATCTTCGACGAGCCTACGGCCTATCTCACGCGACAGGAATCGGCACAGCTTTTCCGCCTTATCCGACGGCTCCAGGGCGAGGGCGTGACGATCGTCTATATCAGCCACAGGCTGGAAGAGGTCTTCGAACTCGCAGACCGCGTTTCGGTGCTGCGCGACGGCACGCATGTCGGCACGCGCGCCATCACCGAGACCAATGAGGCCGAACTGATTGCTCTGATGATCAACCGCACGATCGAGCAGATCTATCACAAGGAACATTTTGAGCCGGGCGAAACGATCGTCGAGACGCGCGGCCTTTCCGGGCCTGGTTTCCGCGACATATCGCTCTCGGTCAGGGCAGGCGAGATCGTCGGGCTTTACGGTCTGATCGGCGCCGGACGCAGCGAGTTCGCGCTCGGCCTCTATGGGCGCAATCCGCTGACCGCGGGAGAGATCTTCTGGCAGGGCCGCAAGGTCGCGATAGGCAACGAACGGGATGCCATGGACCTCGGGATCGCGCTTGCGCCGGAGAGCCGCCGCGATCAGGGCCTGTGCCTCAATCTGCCGATCGGCCTCAACATCAATCTGCCTGTGTTCAAGAGGCTGACACGCGGTTTGACGATCAACCGTGCCGAGGAGGCCTCCAACGCCGAACGTCAGATCAGGGACCTGAAGATCAAGACGCCGTCGCGTCGGGTGCTCGCCTCCGCCATGTCGGGCGGCAACCAGCAGAAGATCGTGATCGGCAGGTGGCTGAGCCACGGCGCAAAGCTCTTCATCTTCGACGAGCCGACCGTGGGCGTCGATGTCGGTACCAAGGCGGAAATCTACCGGCTGTTCGCGCGCCTTCTGGAGAAGGGAGCTGGGATCATCCTGATCTCCTCCTACCTCCCGGAGGTCTACGAACTCGCCGATCGCCTGCATGTGTTCAGACAGGGAAGGCTGGTGGCAAGCCACGATTTTCGCGCCGCGAGCCACGAGGAAGTGCTGGCGCAGGCGATCAATGCCTGA
- a CDS encoding ABC transporter permease: MSVETVEGAGPTPKKGVSILFGLTLLGLLVVLWLLLGLATNAFWTPNNISNLLRQGAMTAILAVGQTFVIITAGIDLSVGAVVGFTSVIVAWLLAAGVPLWLAIIATLAIGVLIGAFHAFGIVRMGLPPFIITLATLTSLRGIGLLITNGSTISITNEHFTDFSRADFLGVPSLFWMVIVVAIPAYVFLHLSRFGRYLFAVGSNREAARLSGVNVNRTIYLAYILSSTCAAFVGLLLASRIGIGNATQAEGWELQAIASSVIGGTSLFGAVGSVHGPLLGAFILATINNGANLLNVNSFWQRIITGLLIIVIVYFDQLRRRGAR, encoded by the coding sequence ATGAGTGTGGAAACGGTTGAAGGCGCGGGACCGACGCCGAAGAAGGGCGTCAGCATTCTGTTCGGCCTGACGCTGCTTGGGCTGCTGGTCGTCCTCTGGCTGCTGCTGGGTCTCGCGACCAACGCCTTCTGGACGCCGAACAACATCAGCAACCTCCTGCGTCAGGGGGCGATGACCGCGATTCTCGCCGTCGGCCAGACGTTCGTCATCATCACGGCCGGCATCGACCTGTCGGTCGGTGCCGTCGTCGGCTTCACCAGCGTCATCGTCGCCTGGCTGCTCGCGGCGGGCGTTCCGCTCTGGCTCGCGATCATCGCGACGCTCGCGATCGGGGTTCTGATCGGCGCCTTCCATGCCTTCGGCATCGTGCGAATGGGGCTGCCGCCCTTCATCATCACGCTTGCGACGCTGACTTCGCTTCGCGGCATCGGTCTCCTGATCACCAACGGCTCGACCATCTCCATAACGAACGAGCATTTCACCGACTTTTCGCGCGCCGATTTCCTCGGCGTTCCCAGTCTCTTCTGGATGGTGATCGTCGTAGCCATTCCGGCTTACGTCTTCCTGCATCTGAGCCGCTTCGGGCGCTATCTCTTCGCGGTGGGCTCCAACCGTGAGGCGGCCCGCCTTTCCGGCGTAAACGTCAATCGCACTATCTATCTCGCCTACATACTGTCTTCCACCTGCGCCGCCTTCGTCGGGCTGCTGCTTGCGTCGCGCATCGGTATCGGCAACGCCACGCAAGCGGAAGGCTGGGAACTGCAGGCGATCGCCTCTTCGGTCATCGGCGGCACGAGCCTCTTCGGGGCCGTAGGCTCGGTACACGGGCCGCTGCTTGGCGCGTTCATCCTTGCGACGATCAACAACGGCGCCAACCTTCTGAACGTAAATTCCTTCTGGCAGCGCATCATCACCGGCCTGCTGATCATCGTCATCGTCTATTTTGACCAGTTGCGGCGGCGGGGCGCTCGGTAA
- a CDS encoding zinc-binding alcohol dehydrogenase family protein, whose product MKAVVCSEPGRLALVASRGPEAPPPGSVRLAVSRVGICGTDYHIFEGKHPFLEYPRVMGHEISARVVEGGPGTRLAPGTLVVVNPYLSCGNCIACRKGKANCCTDIRVLGVHTDGAFCEEIVMPEQNLYPAEGLSPEAAAAVEFLAIGAHAVRRSAAGRGARSLVIGAGPIGLGTAIFSRIAGHDVRLLDTSAERLAFATERLGFPPGILAGDDEALAQATGGDGFDVVFDATGNVRSMEHAFAHVAHGGTLVLVSVVKEDIRFSDPEFHKREMTLVASRNATREDFDHVIQSLAAGLVPVEALVTHRTTLEDLVDDLPRWAHDKTGLVKAVVAVGGG is encoded by the coding sequence ATGAAAGCCGTCGTCTGTTCAGAGCCTGGCCGTCTCGCGCTCGTCGCCAGTCGCGGACCTGAAGCACCGCCGCCCGGCTCGGTGCGCCTTGCCGTCAGCCGCGTCGGCATCTGCGGCACCGATTACCATATCTTCGAAGGCAAGCACCCCTTTCTCGAATATCCGCGCGTGATGGGTCACGAGATCTCGGCGAGGGTGGTCGAAGGCGGTCCGGGCACCCGGCTTGCGCCCGGAACGCTCGTGGTCGTCAATCCGTATCTCTCATGCGGGAACTGCATCGCCTGCCGCAAAGGCAAGGCGAACTGCTGCACGGATATCCGTGTCCTCGGCGTTCACACCGACGGCGCCTTCTGCGAGGAGATCGTCATGCCCGAGCAGAACCTTTATCCGGCTGAAGGTCTTTCGCCCGAAGCCGCCGCCGCGGTCGAGTTCCTGGCGATCGGCGCCCACGCGGTCCGGCGGTCGGCGGCAGGCCGCGGCGCCCGTTCGCTGGTGATAGGCGCGGGACCGATCGGTCTTGGGACGGCCATCTTCTCCCGTATCGCCGGCCACGACGTAAGGCTGCTCGACACGAGCGCGGAACGCCTGGCCTTCGCAACGGAAAGGCTCGGCTTTCCGCCTGGAATCCTGGCGGGTGACGATGAGGCGCTGGCGCAGGCAACGGGCGGAGATGGGTTCGACGTCGTCTTCGACGCTACCGGCAACGTCCGATCCATGGAGCACGCCTTCGCACACGTCGCCCATGGCGGCACGCTGGTCCTCGTCAGCGTGGTCAAGGAGGACATCCGCTTCTCCGATCCCGAATTTCACAAGCGGGAAATGACGCTCGTCGCGAGCCGCAACGCCACGCGCGAGGATTTCGATCACGTCATTCAGTCGCTTGCCGCGGGGCTCGTGCCGGTGGAGGCGCTCGTCACGCACCGCACGACGCTCGAAGACCTCGTCGACGATCTTCCCCGCTGGGCGCACGACAAGACAGGGCTGGTCAAAGCGGTTGTCGCGGTCGGCGGCGGGTGA
- the phaZ gene encoding polyhydroxyalkanoate depolymerase gives MFYQLYEMNHAMMAPWRTAADAMRLAFSNPMNPVSHTYFGRAAAAGLEVFERATRRYGKPEFGLSETVIDGQPVPVRERIVWREPFCNLIHFERSLAKNRAPDPKVLIVAPMSGHYATLLRGTVEALLPHSDVYITDWIDARMVPLSEGTFNLDDYIDYVIQMLHFLGPDAHVIGVCQPAVPVLAAVALMEAAGDPLAPSTMTLMGGPIDTRINPTAVNELAKERPIEWFRDNVIMPVPWPQPGFMRMVYPGFLQLSGFMSMNLDRHLIAHKEFFAHLVKNDGDAADKHRDFYDEYLAVMDLTAEFYLQTVQVVFMQHALPKGEMVHRGTRVDPTAIRRVALLTVEGENDDISGLGQTKAAQTICTGIPEHMRQHYMQPDVGHYGVFNGSRFRREIAPRIVAFQRQHSRHATPVKQLIKGGKSA, from the coding sequence ATGTTCTACCAGCTATACGAAATGAATCATGCCATGATGGCTCCGTGGCGCACGGCGGCGGATGCCATGCGGCTTGCCTTCAGCAATCCGATGAACCCGGTTTCGCATACCTATTTCGGCCGCGCGGCAGCCGCTGGGCTTGAAGTCTTCGAGCGCGCCACGCGCCGCTACGGCAAGCCGGAATTCGGGCTGTCCGAGACCGTGATCGATGGGCAGCCCGTGCCGGTTCGCGAAAGGATCGTCTGGCGCGAGCCCTTCTGCAATCTCATACATTTCGAGCGTAGCCTGGCCAAGAATCGCGCCCCGGATCCGAAGGTGCTGATCGTGGCGCCGATGTCCGGCCACTATGCCACGCTCCTGCGCGGAACGGTGGAGGCGCTGCTGCCCCATTCGGACGTCTATATCACCGATTGGATCGATGCCCGCATGGTTCCCTTGAGCGAGGGAACGTTCAATCTCGACGACTATATCGACTACGTCATCCAGATGCTGCATTTCCTGGGGCCGGATGCGCATGTGATCGGAGTTTGTCAGCCGGCCGTGCCGGTACTGGCGGCCGTTGCGCTGATGGAGGCGGCGGGGGACCCCCTCGCACCATCGACGATGACCCTCATGGGCGGTCCGATCGACACCCGCATCAACCCGACCGCGGTCAATGAGCTGGCGAAGGAACGGCCGATCGAGTGGTTCCGCGACAATGTCATCATGCCGGTTCCCTGGCCTCAGCCCGGCTTCATGCGAATGGTCTATCCGGGCTTTCTCCAGCTCTCGGGCTTCATGTCGATGAACCTCGACCGGCACCTGATCGCCCACAAGGAGTTCTTCGCCCACCTCGTCAAGAACGATGGCGACGCGGCCGACAAGCACCGCGACTTCTATGACGAATATCTGGCGGTGATGGACCTGACCGCGGAGTTTTATCTGCAGACGGTGCAGGTCGTCTTCATGCAGCACGCACTGCCGAAGGGCGAGATGGTGCACCGCGGCACCCGCGTCGATCCTACGGCGATCCGCCGGGTGGCGCTGCTGACCGTTGAGGGCGAGAACGACGACATCTCCGGTCTCGGACAGACGAAAGCGGCGCAGACGATCTGCACCGGCATTCCGGAGCATATGCGGCAGCACTATATGCAGCCCGACGTCGGGCACTACGGCGTCTTCAACGGCTCGCGGTTCCGCCGCGAGATCGCGCCGCGCATCGTCGCCTTTCAGCGGCAGCATTCGCGTCATGCAACGCCTGTCAAGCAACTCATCAAGGGCGGCAAGTCGGCCTGA
- a CDS encoding DUF2852 domain-containing protein: MNQSALIRPDWTPATIALMVLGFIVFWPLGLAMLAYILFGDKLRAFKKDANEGVDRMCAGFKRNHRGHWAQHRTGNVAFDDWRAAELARLDEERRKLDEMREEFDSYVRELRRAKDQEEFDRFMRERKNGRSAPEAGFESS; this comes from the coding sequence ATGAACCAATCTGCACTGATCCGTCCGGACTGGACGCCTGCGACCATTGCATTGATGGTGCTGGGTTTCATTGTGTTCTGGCCGCTCGGCCTGGCAATGCTCGCTTACATCCTCTTCGGCGACAAGCTGAGGGCGTTCAAGAAGGACGCCAATGAAGGAGTGGATCGCATGTGTGCCGGCTTCAAACGAAACCACCGGGGACATTGGGCACAGCATCGCACCGGCAACGTCGCCTTCGACGACTGGCGCGCGGCCGAACTCGCCCGCCTCGACGAGGAACGCCGCAAGCTCGACGAGATGCGTGAGGAGTTCGACTCCTATGTACGCGAACTCCGTCGCGCAAAGGACCAGGAGGAATTCGACCGCTTCATGCGCGAGCGCAAGAACGGCCGCTCCGCTCCGGAAGCCGGCTTCGAATCCAGCTGA
- a CDS encoding M48 family metallopeptidase: MFSSLKRRRGSGPHLDVIRDVEVAGKVLPLTIRQNARATRMTLRIEPGGRALKLTVPQGLPEREVSAFLSRHQGWLMTKLARFSGESELEDGGTILIRGVAHRIERTGRLRGLTETIIVGDESVLRVGGAEEHLRRRIADYLKKEARNELERLVAVYAGRIGRRARSLSLKDTRSRWGSCSAEGDLSFSWRIAMAPPKVIAYLAAHEVAHLQEMNHGPDFWALCESLCPETKDAKHWLKRNGTMLHAIDFG; the protein is encoded by the coding sequence ATGTTTTCATCTCTCAAGCGGCGCCGTGGCAGTGGACCGCACCTCGATGTCATCCGCGACGTCGAGGTTGCCGGCAAAGTCCTTCCTTTGACTATCCGGCAAAATGCGCGAGCGACGAGAATGACGCTGCGCATCGAGCCCGGCGGAAGAGCGTTGAAGCTTACCGTGCCGCAGGGCCTGCCGGAGCGCGAAGTCAGCGCATTTCTGAGCCGCCATCAAGGCTGGTTGATGACCAAGCTTGCCCGCTTTTCCGGGGAAAGCGAGCTGGAGGACGGCGGCACCATCCTTATTCGCGGCGTTGCGCACCGGATCGAGAGAACCGGTCGCCTGCGTGGCCTGACCGAGACCATCATCGTCGGTGACGAGTCGGTTCTGAGAGTGGGCGGCGCCGAGGAGCACCTGCGCCGGCGCATCGCCGACTATCTGAAGAAGGAGGCGCGGAACGAACTCGAGCGTCTTGTCGCCGTTTATGCCGGCAGGATCGGACGCAGGGCACGCTCCCTCAGTCTGAAAGACACCCGCAGCCGCTGGGGCTCCTGCTCCGCCGAGGGCGATTTGAGCTTCTCCTGGCGGATTGCCATGGCGCCCCCGAAGGTGATCGCCTATCTCGCGGCACACGAGGTCGCCCATCTTCAAGAAATGAACCACGGGCCCGATTTCTGGGCGCTGTGCGAAAGCCTGTGCCCGGAAACGAAGGATGCGAAGCACTGGCTCAAGCGCAACGGCACCATGCTGCATGCGATCGATTTCGGGTAG
- a CDS encoding phosphoribosylanthranilate isomerase — MKTEVKICGLKTSEAVERAVALGASHVGFIFFPKSPRNVEPADAGRLSAPARGRAKIVAVTVDADNDGLDEIVSALDPDVLQLHGSETPERVLSIKALYGLPVMKALAVREASDLERIEPYIGIVDRFLLDAKPPAGSDLPGGNGISFDWRLLDALDGSVDYMLSGGLNASNIEDALALTGARAIDTSSGVESAPGIKDLTLMEAFFEAVRRAEAERPRSGSKT; from the coding sequence ATGAAAACGGAAGTGAAGATCTGTGGTTTGAAGACGTCCGAGGCCGTGGAGCGTGCCGTCGCACTCGGCGCATCCCACGTCGGTTTCATCTTCTTCCCAAAGAGTCCCCGCAACGTCGAGCCGGCCGATGCCGGCCGCCTTTCGGCGCCCGCCCGCGGGCGCGCGAAGATCGTCGCGGTCACGGTCGATGCGGACAATGACGGTCTCGACGAGATCGTGTCGGCGCTCGATCCCGACGTTCTCCAGCTTCACGGCTCGGAAACTCCGGAACGGGTCCTTTCGATCAAGGCGCTTTACGGTCTTCCGGTCATGAAGGCGCTCGCCGTCCGGGAAGCCTCCGATCTGGAGCGGATCGAGCCCTATATCGGCATCGTCGATCGTTTTCTCCTGGATGCGAAGCCTCCGGCCGGTTCCGATCTGCCGGGCGGCAATGGGATTTCTTTCGATTGGAGGCTTCTCGACGCGCTTGACGGAAGCGTCGATTACATGCTTTCCGGTGGATTGAATGCGAGCAATATCGAAGACGCACTTGCGCTGACCGGCGCCCGCGCCATCGATACGTCCTCCGGAGTCGAAAGCGCGCCGGGTATCAAGGATTTGACGCTCATGGAAGCGTTTTTCGAAGCGGTCCGCCGGGCGGAAGCCGAGCGGCCGCGGTCAGGGAGCAAGACGTGA
- the trpB gene encoding tryptophan synthase subunit beta has product MNQPPKPNSFRSGPDEEGRFGIFGGRFVAETLMPLILDLQDEWARAKNDPAFKAELENLGTHYIGRPSPLYFAERLTAELGGAKIYFKREELNHTGSHKINNCIGQILLAKRMGKTRIIAETGAGQHGVASATVAARFGLPCVVYMGATDVERQAPNVFRMKLLGAEVKPVTAGNGTLKDAMNEALRDWVTNVDSTYYLIGTAAGPHPYPEMVRDFQAVIGEEAKRQILEAEGRLPDLVVAAVGGGSNAIGIFHPFLDDQGVRIVGVEAGGKGLDGEEHCASITAGSPGVLHGNRTYLLQDGDGQIKEGHSISAGLDYPGIGPEHAWLNDIGRVEYVPIMDHEALEAFQTLTRLEGIIPALEPSHALAEVIKRAPKMGKDEIILMNLSGRGDKDIFTVGKILGMGQ; this is encoded by the coding sequence GTGAATCAGCCGCCCAAACCGAACTCCTTCAGATCCGGACCCGATGAGGAGGGCCGTTTCGGCATCTTCGGCGGCCGCTTCGTCGCCGAGACGCTGATGCCGCTGATCCTCGATCTCCAGGACGAATGGGCGAGGGCGAAGAACGATCCGGCCTTCAAAGCGGAACTCGAAAATCTAGGCACCCATTATATCGGCCGGCCGAGTCCGCTCTATTTCGCCGAGCGCCTGACGGCCGAACTCGGCGGCGCCAAGATTTATTTCAAGCGCGAGGAGCTCAATCACACGGGCTCCCATAAGATCAATAATTGCATCGGTCAGATTCTGCTCGCCAAGCGTATGGGCAAGACCCGCATCATCGCAGAAACCGGCGCGGGCCAGCACGGGGTGGCGTCGGCGACCGTGGCGGCGCGCTTCGGCCTGCCCTGCGTGGTCTATATGGGTGCGACCGACGTGGAGCGGCAAGCGCCGAACGTTTTCCGGATGAAGCTTCTCGGCGCCGAGGTGAAGCCGGTTACCGCCGGCAACGGCACTCTCAAAGATGCCATGAACGAGGCGTTGCGCGACTGGGTAACCAATGTCGACAGTACCTATTATCTGATAGGGACGGCCGCCGGTCCGCATCCCTATCCGGAGATGGTCCGCGACTTCCAGGCAGTCATCGGGGAGGAGGCCAAGCGGCAGATCCTCGAAGCAGAAGGCCGGCTTCCGGACCTCGTCGTCGCAGCCGTCGGCGGCGGCTCGAACGCGATCGGCATCTTCCATCCATTCCTCGACGACCAAGGCGTCAGAATCGTCGGGGTCGAGGCGGGGGGTAAAGGTCTCGACGGCGAGGAGCATTGCGCCTCGATCACCGCCGGATCGCCCGGCGTGCTGCACGGCAACCGCACCTATCTGCTTCAGGACGGCGACGGTCAGATCAAGGAAGGCCATTCGATCTCGGCCGGGCTGGATTATCCGGGAATTGGACCGGAACATGCCTGGCTGAACGACATCGGCCGCGTGGAATATGTGCCGATCATGGATCACGAGGCGCTTGAGGCGTTTCAGACTTTGACTCGCCTCGAGGGCATCATCCCGGCGCTCGAACCGTCCCATGCGCTCGCCGAAGTCATCAAGCGCGCGCCCAAAATGGGCAAGGACGAGATCATCCTGATGAATCTCTCCGGTCGCGGCGACAAGGACATTTTCACCGTCGGCAAAATTCTCGGTATGGGGCAGTAA